One genomic segment of Helicobacter enhydrae includes these proteins:
- a CDS encoding Fe(3+) ABC transporter substrate-binding protein has translation MKKLMLFVLSQILVFGVEINVYSTRHYDADLELFRKFEAQTGIKVNYTQAKPAELIKRLQLEGDKSPADVFITADISNLTEAKNAGLLTPTNSQVLQSIVPSNLRDSDSQWFAITKRARIVVYAKNRGVDPNLVKTYDDLAKPDLKGKLLVRSATSPYSKTLLASIIVSEGEQKARAWAQGVLNNLATKPKGGDRDQARLVYAGNGDYAIINTYYIGLMKNSKDPRDVEVANSLGIIFPNQNGRGTHINVSGVAMTKSSKHPKEAQKFMEFLVSKEAQEMLSNANYEYPIRSDVKLNETIKSFGTFKEDPTSVNEIAAKVKEAVKIYDEVGFR, from the coding sequence ATGAAAAAATTGATGTTATTTGTTTTGTCACAAATTCTTGTATTTGGCGTCGAAATCAATGTATATTCGACAAGGCACTATGATGCAGATTTGGAGCTATTTCGCAAATTTGAAGCTCAAACTGGAATCAAAGTCAATTACACACAAGCCAAACCCGCAGAACTCATCAAAAGACTGCAGCTTGAGGGCGACAAATCCCCTGCTGATGTGTTTATCACGGCAGATATTTCCAATCTGACAGAAGCCAAAAATGCTGGTTTGCTCACTCCGACAAACTCTCAAGTTTTGCAATCCATTGTCCCATCCAATCTTAGAGATTCTGATAGTCAATGGTTTGCGATTACCAAAAGAGCGAGGATTGTCGTATATGCCAAAAATCGAGGAGTTGATCCCAACCTTGTGAAAACCTATGATGATCTTGCCAAACCTGATCTCAAAGGAAAGCTACTTGTTCGCAGTGCTACATCTCCATACAGCAAGACACTCTTGGCAAGTATCATCGTAAGTGAAGGCGAACAAAAAGCAAGAGCTTGGGCACAAGGCGTTTTGAACAATCTTGCCACCAAACCAAAAGGTGGGGATAGAGATCAAGCAAGATTAGTCTATGCTGGAAATGGCGATTATGCTATCATCAATACTTACTACATCGGGCTCATGAAAAACTCCAAAGATCCAAGAGATGTGGAAGTGGCAAACTCATTGGGTATCATATTTCCCAATCAAAATGGTCGTGGCACACATATCAATGTCAGTGGCGTAGCGATGACAAAATCAAGCAAACACCCAAAAGAGGCTCAAAAATTTATGGAGTTTTTGGTCAGCAAGGAGGCTCAAGAAATGCTAAGCAACGCAAACTACGAATACCCTATCCGCTCTGATGTCAAACTCAATGAAACAATCAAAAGCTTTGGGACATTCAAAGAGGATCCCACCTCTGTCAATGAGATTGCTGCTAAAGTCAAAGAGGCAGTCAAAATCTATGATGAAGTCGGATTCAGATGA